CGCATATTACTCCTCGCTAGGGTAATTAGATAGAAAATTTTCGTATTTTTTTTCAAAGAGAGCCTGTACTATTCTGCCTAAAATTCTGCTCAACCACGTTCACCAGATGAACGTTGGGCGTTGCCTAATGGAGAGATGAATTAAGGTGACTCTCAATGCAGTGCCCTGAATGCCAATCCACTCATATTCGCAAGAATGGAAAACGCAAAGGCAAGCAAAATCATATTTG
The genomic region above belongs to Cyanobacteria bacterium FACHB-DQ100 and contains:
- a CDS encoding IS1 family transposase, whose protein sequence is MQCPECQSTHIRKNGKRKGKQNHI